CGGTTCCAACGGCAGCACCTCAATGGCCAGCACCTGCGCGGGCACGCTCGCACTTATGGATGCCGGCGTCCCTATCAAGTCCCCTGTCGCGGGCATCTCCATCGGCCTGATCACCGGCGAGGACGGCAAATTCACCACCCTGACAGACATCCAGGGCATGGAAGACCACTACGGCGATATGGACTTCAAGGTCGCCGGCACGGCCCACGGGATCACCGCCATTCAGCTAGACATCAAGTCCCAGTACATCACCCTGGCAGTCGTGGAGGCTGCGCTGTCCCAGGCGAAAGAGGCGCGAGACTCCCTCCTCGGGATCATGAAGAAAGCGATTGAAGCGCCGCGCTCGGACATAAGCGAGTTCGCACCGCGCATGACGCGCATCAAGATCCCGGTGGAGAAGATCGGCCTCGTCATCGGCCCGGGCGGCAAGATGATCCGCGCGATTATCGAAGAGACGAAGGCGACGGTCGACATTGAGGACGACGGCACGGTGACTATCGGGTCCACCGACAGGCTGGCCGCCAAGCGCGCAGTGGAGATCATCGAGGGCCTGACCCGCGAGGCGAAGGTTGGCGATATCTATACCGGCAAGGTTGTCCGCACCACCAACTTCGGAGCCTTCGTAGAGATCTTCCCCGGCCAGGACGGCATGGTCCACATCAGCGAGCTTGCCGACTACCGCGTTGGGGCAGTCGAGGATATCGTCAAAGTCGGCGACGATGTAACCGTCCAGGTTATCAACGTCGATCCCAGCGGCAAGATCGCACTCTCCCGGCGAGCGCTGCTGGAGGGCGACGGCGCCAAGGCCCAGGGCGAGGCCGCCGGCGACGGCGCAGAGGCCGGACATGGTTCCGGGTACAAGCCGCGTCCTCAAGGCGGGGGCGGACAGGGCGGCGGCGGACGGCGTGATGACCGCAGAGGCCCTCCCCGCTCAGGCGGCGGCGGGCGCCCAGGCGGCTTCGGCGGAAGGCGCTAGCCCACAGGGCTGAACACACGATACACATGACCGGGCGGGAAGCTTTTCCCGCCCGGTCCTTTTTTTCAGCGAAATTACCGGTCGGTAACGGGAGATCGACTAGTCCTTCAAGACTATTCAAGACAGTCACAAAAGACAGTCAACATTTTCGCCGAGAATCCTAATATAAGCGGAGTACTTTGCCGGAAGTAACGGAGGTCTCCGTGGGCACGGGTGCGGACCGAAATCAACACAAACGGTCGCAGGATAGCCTTGTCGAACCAGCCAACGCAGCCGAAGATGTTAACTCGGCGACCGGCGCCGCTTCGCCGCCGCATGCCAAGCCGCCTCCCGTGCCGGGGGAAGTCCCCGTGCGCATCAACTTGCGCGCCCGCTTCCCCTCTGCCGACCGCCGCACAGGGATAGACCAGGAGCTGGGCTAACTCGCCGCCAGGTCTCCCTCGGATGCCGTCCCCTGCCCGCCCAGCTACTACCCTTTACTTTCCATTGCCATTACCTTACTCTCTCTTTGCTCAATTTAGCCGCGGCACGCATGCATTGCAGGGGCCGCATAGATTACCCCCTCAAGGAGAGGGCAATGTCACCAACAAAGGTCGTAATTCAAGGCGTCCTCGGTAAGATGGGACAGGAGGTGCTCAAGGCGGTCTCGAAAGAGCCGGACATGAGGCCCCACGGTGCGGTGGACACCAACGCCGGGGCCGGCACTATAGCGCTCCCATCCGGCAGCGACTCTATCCCGTTGTCGCGGTCGATCGCAGACGTGCTTGAGGGCGCAGATGTGGTCGTCGACTTCACAAACGCTGAGGGCGCCATGCAGGCAGTCCGCGCCGCCGCGCCCCGGAAGGTCAACCTGGTTGTCGGGTCTACCGGCTTTGCAAAGGCCGACTACGAGGCCGTAGGCGCGCTTGCGAAGCAGCATGGCGTCGGCATCCTCATCGCGCCCAACTTCACCATCGGCGCAGTGGTAATGATGCACCTCGCGAAGATCGCCGCGAAGCACTTCGAGTACGCGGACCTCATAGAGTTCCACAGCGAGATGAAGCTGGACTCCCCGTCCGGCACAGCAGTCGCGATAGCCAACGCGGCGGTGGACGGCCACGGCGGCCCCTTCAAATCGCCGGAATCGCACAAGGAGCTCGTCAAGGGCGCGCGCGGCGGCGTTCAGGGCGGGATAAACATACACGCCGCCCGCATGCCCGGCACCGTGGCGCACCATTCGCTCGTTTTCGGCCACACCGGCCAGACGCTGACGATACGCCATGACTCGATCAACCGGGAGAGCTTCATGCCGGGAGTTATGCTGGGCATACGGCAGGTCCTCAAGACCCCGGGCCTGACTATCGGCCTGGACAAGTTCCTGGGACTCTAGGCTGGATTTGCCGGGGGATAGTCGCTATCATTTCTGTTAAATCGTAGCGGGGAGGAGAAGCCGCACGGCGGCTTTCGAAGACCATCGTGAGAAACTGTCGCATTGCAGTCGTGGGCGCAACCGGCGCCGTGGGCCAGGTCTTCCTGGATATCGTTCAGCAGCGCAAATTCCCCGCCAGCCAGATAAGGCTATGCGCGTCCGCCCGGTCCGTCGGCAAGAAGGTCACCGTCAACGGCGAGCAGATCGCCATCGAGGTGGCCACCCCCAAGCTCTTCAGCGAGGTGGACATCGTCTTCATCGCCGCCGGCAGCGACATCAGCAAAGCGATGGCGCCCATCGCAGTTGAAAAGGGCGCGGTCGTCGTCGACAAAAGCTCGGCCTTCCGCATGGACCCGAACTGCGCGCTCGTAGTTCCCGAGGTGAACGGGGACGACCTCGTCGGCCACAAGGGCATCACGAGCGTCCCCAACTGCTCCACGACGCCCCTGGTCATGGTTCTCAAGCCCCTGAACGACAGGCTCAAGGTCAGGCGCGTCATAGCGGACACTTACCAGTCCGTTTCCGGCACAGGCGTTGAGGCCATTGATGAACTCCGGACGCAGACTGCACAGATCGTGAAAGGCGAGCCTGTGACGAAACAGGTCTACCCGCACCAGATAGCCTTCAACCTCTTCCCGCACATTGAGACGTTCAAGGAGAACGGCTACACGACGGAAGAGATCAAGATGACGATGGAATCTCGCAAGATACTCCACCTGCCCAACCTGGCCGTCTCCGCCACCTGCGTGCGCGTCCCGGTCATGGTCAGCCACAGCGAGTCTGTGCACATAGACTTCGAGGGGAGGATCACCCCTGACGAAGTGCGAAAGATCCTTTCGAATGCGCCCGGCATCAAGGTCGTGGACGACCCGTCGAAGGGCGTCTACCCCACCCCGCTCATGGCGGAGGGCAAGGACGAGGTCTTCGTCGGCCGCATCCGGGAGGACGCCTCCAACCCGAACGGCATCGCCATGTGGCTGGTCTCAGACAACCTCCGCAAGGGAGCTGCCCTCAACGGCATCCAGATTGCAGAGGAGCTTCTGCGCAGGGACCTGGTAGGCCGGAAGGCGCGGGTGTAGGGTACGGGGTACGGGGTACGGAAGGGGTCATGGCATGGTCCGAAGCCCCTGCCAAAGCATCAGTTCCGTTGTAACAGTCGTCAAATCGACGCGCCAGCGCTTTCCACACCCGCCGGGCACGCCGCCATAATCGCCGCACAGGAGACTCCCATGGAAATCGGCAGACTTCTCACCGCAATGGTCACCCCGTTCGCCGACAACGGCGATGTCGATTACGGCCAGGCGCGAAAACTCGCGAAGGCGCTTGTAAAGTCCGGCAGCGACGGCCTCGTCATCGGCGGCACAACCGGCGAGGCCCCGGCGATGTCCGACGAAGAGAAGCTGAGGCTATTCGGCGAGGTCAAGGACGCCGTCGGCGTCACCGCGACCGTCATCGCCGGCACGACCGACAACAACCACCGCCGCTCCATCGAGCTGTCGCAGGAAGCGGAGAAGCTCGGCGTCGACGGCCTGCTCCTGACCGTCCCCGCCTACAACAAGCCCTCCCAGGACGGCCTGTACCACCACTTCAAGGCCATCGCCGCCGCAACGCGCCTTCCGGGAATCCTGTACAACGTTCCCGGCCGCACTGCGCTCAACATGACCGCGGCTACAACCCTGAGGCTGGCGCAGATCGATAACATCATCGGCATCAAAGAGGCCTCCAGCGACGCCGACCAGATCGCCCAGATCATCGACCAGGCCCCGCCGGGGTTCAAGGTCTGGTCCGGCAACGACAACGAGACATTCTCGATCATGTGCACTGGCGGCTACGGCATCGTCAGCGTCGCCTCCAACATCATCGGCCTGCAGATCAAGGGGATGATGGACTGCATCGTCGAGGGCAAGGTGGACCAGGCCGCCAAAGAGCACCTGCGGATGCTCCCGATCTTCAAGGCGCTCTTCTGGGTCACCAACCCCGTCCCCATCAAGTACGCCGTCAACCGCGCCGGCTTCCGCGCCGGCCCCGTCCGCCTGCCCATGTACGCGCCGGACAAAGACTTCAACACCCGCTTCGACGCGGTAATGGACAAGTACAAGATGGACGTCATGGGGTAGTAGTCCGATAGCGGTCGTATGATGGTCTGGTAACGGGTGACCTGGGCTTGAGGAGGAGACCATGCAGACCAAACTGACAATTCACCTCGATGAAGACCTGATCAAGTACGCAGAAGAGTACGCCAAGGAACACGGTACGTCTGTGTCTGAAATGGTCGCGGCATATATCGCGGTACTAAAGTCACGCCCAGAAAAGGCCCACTTAGACCTCCCAGAGGTGGTCAAGCGGCTTCGCGGCGCTGCAAAAGGCCCCGCTGACGAAGAAGACTACTACCGCTACCCGGAATCCAAGCACAGGTGAAAGTAGCTTTCGACACCAACGTCGATTTGGACGTCCTCCTGGACCGGTCACCGCATTCCGAAATTGCCTCGCAGTTGTTCGCGTATGTGGCCCGTTCCGAAATCACCGGCATCTTGTCGGCCACCTCGATAACGACCATACACTACGTATCTTCAAAGAACGTGGGTAAGTCCGGAGCCGACAAACTCGTCGAGTCTTTGATAGGAACGTTTGAAATCGCCGAGGTTAATGACGACGTTATCCGAAGTGCATTGAAGTTGAGTTTTGCCGATTTTGAGGATGCGGTCTTACACGAAGTAGCGCGGAATTGCGGTGCTGACGCCATCGTCACAAGAGACCCGAAGGGGTTTGCTAAAGGTTCGATTAGAGCATTTCAGCCGCAATCTCTGCTGGTGCTCCTGGAAAGCGGCGTGATCAATCTGTAGAGGCCTGACGAGGACCGGCTCACTCCAGAAACCCTTGCTCCCGCAGCCGCCTTATGCTCTGGTCCAGCGAC
This genomic stretch from SAR202 cluster bacterium harbors:
- a CDS encoding 4-hydroxy-tetrahydrodipicolinate reductase, whose translation is MLNLAAARMHCRGRIDYPLKERAMSPTKVVIQGVLGKMGQEVLKAVSKEPDMRPHGAVDTNAGAGTIALPSGSDSIPLSRSIADVLEGADVVVDFTNAEGAMQAVRAAAPRKVNLVVGSTGFAKADYEAVGALAKQHGVGILIAPNFTIGAVVMMHLAKIAAKHFEYADLIEFHSEMKLDSPSGTAVAIANAAVDGHGGPFKSPESHKELVKGARGGVQGGINIHAARMPGTVAHHSLVFGHTGQTLTIRHDSINRESFMPGVMLGIRQVLKTPGLTIGLDKFLGL
- a CDS encoding aspartate-semialdehyde dehydrogenase translates to MRNCRIAVVGATGAVGQVFLDIVQQRKFPASQIRLCASARSVGKKVTVNGEQIAIEVATPKLFSEVDIVFIAAGSDISKAMAPIAVEKGAVVVDKSSAFRMDPNCALVVPEVNGDDLVGHKGITSVPNCSTTPLVMVLKPLNDRLKVRRVIADTYQSVSGTGVEAIDELRTQTAQIVKGEPVTKQVYPHQIAFNLFPHIETFKENGYTTEEIKMTMESRKILHLPNLAVSATCVRVPVMVSHSESVHIDFEGRITPDEVRKILSNAPGIKVVDDPSKGVYPTPLMAEGKDEVFVGRIREDASNPNGIAMWLVSDNLRKGAALNGIQIAEELLRRDLVGRKARV
- the dapA gene encoding 4-hydroxy-tetrahydrodipicolinate synthase; translation: MEIGRLLTAMVTPFADNGDVDYGQARKLAKALVKSGSDGLVIGGTTGEAPAMSDEEKLRLFGEVKDAVGVTATVIAGTTDNNHRRSIELSQEAEKLGVDGLLLTVPAYNKPSQDGLYHHFKAIAAATRLPGILYNVPGRTALNMTAATTLRLAQIDNIIGIKEASSDADQIAQIIDQAPPGFKVWSGNDNETFSIMCTGGYGIVSVASNIIGLQIKGMMDCIVEGKVDQAAKEHLRMLPIFKALFWVTNPVPIKYAVNRAGFRAGPVRLPMYAPDKDFNTRFDAVMDKYKMDVMG
- a CDS encoding PIN domain-containing protein, with amino-acid sequence MQAQVKVAFDTNVDLDVLLDRSPHSEIASQLFAYVARSEITGILSATSITTIHYVSSKNVGKSGADKLVESLIGTFEIAEVNDDVIRSALKLSFADFEDAVLHEVARNCGADAIVTRDPKGFAKGSIRAFQPQSLLVLLESGVINL